The sequence below is a genomic window from Anaerobranca californiensis DSM 14826.
TATCGGGATAAACAAGTTGCCTGCCAGAACCCCTAGTGTCAGTTACAATTCCTTAGAAGCTGCTTTAAAGGAAGAAGGTGAAAATGTCCTCCTTTTAAATGGGACTTGGAAGTTTCGCTGGAAAAAGGATTTAAGGGATTTTGATGAAAGGGAGTATCTTTTGGAGGAAAATAAAGGGGCTTGGGATGATCTAGAAGTTCCTTCTGTTTGGCAGCTTAAAGGCTACGGTGTTCCCTATTACTTAGCCTTTGACTACCCTCCTGGCATTAGTAAAAGGAAAAGGGAAATCCCTAAAATTGATCCTAAGTGGAATGAGGTAGGGGTTTACTTTCGGACCTTTGAAATACCAAAGGGTTGGGAAGGTAAAAGGGTCTTTCTCTTTTTCGGTGGAGTAAAATCAGCCTTTCACCTGTATATAAATGGTGAAAAGGTCGGTTATTCCCAAGGTTCCATGACTCCTGCGGAATTTGACATCACTTCATATCTTAAAGAGGGAACAAATGAAGTGCTGGTAGTTGTCTACAGGTATTCCGATGGAGCCTATTTAGAGGATCAAGACATGTGGTTTTTCAGCGGTATTTTCCGGGATGTCTACCTACACTGTCAACCTAAAAGTTGCCTTTACGACTTTTTCATCAAAACGGAATTAGATAAAGATTACATCGATGGTCAAGTCCAGCTAGAATTATTATTGGCGGGACAAAGGGGAGAGAAATTAGAGGTAGATGTTTATTTAGCTAAAGATCCCGGTGGGGAATTGGGGCTAATGGTTTCTGAAAAGGTGGAGTTAAAGGAAAATACCACTTCCTTTAATACCAGTTTTTCTGTAAGAAATCCCGACAAGTGGAGTGCCGAATTCCCTAATTTATATTCTTTGTTTATAGTACTTAAAAGGGATGGGGAAGTTTTAGAAGTTAAAGGGAGTAGGTTTGGTTTTAGGGTAGTGGAAATAAAAGATGAACAGATATTAGTTAATGGTAAACCTATTTTACTTAAAGGGGTAAACCGCCATGATTTTGATCCAGATCACGGTTGGGCGGTACCGAAGGAGCGGTATTACCAAGATCTATATCTTATGAAGAAAAACAATATCAATGCTATTAGGACCAGCCATTATCCCAATCCCAAATTCTTTTACGACCTTTGTGACCAATTAGGCTTTTACGTCATGGATGAAGCAGACTTAGAAACCCATGGGGTCAGGAGAAAAAACGTTCCAGGAGATAATCCCTTATGGACAGAGGCGGTAGTTGACCGGATGGAGCGGATGGTGTTAACAAACCGAAACCACCCCTGTATTATTATGTGGTCACTAGGTAATGAGGCAGGTCATGGCAGCAATTTCCACAAGATGAAGGAAAGGGCTAAAGAAATAGATAATACCCGGCCTTTCCACTATGAAGGGGATTATGATATAACGGTAAGTGATGTCCTTTCTAGGATGTACCCCACTCCCCAATTTTTAGAAAGGTTAGGGAGATATGAAGAAATTAAAATAAGTTTTTTTGAAAATATCATGAACAAGTTGGCGGCGGATAATAAACCGTTAAAGCCTGGGCAGTACAAAGGAAAACCGGTAGTTGTCTGTGAATACGCCCATGCCATGGAAAACAGTTTAGGTAATTTCCACAAATACATGGAAGTCTTTGATAAATACCCCAACTTAGCGGGAGGTTTTATCTGGGATTTTGTGGACCAGTCCATTAGGGTGAAGGATAGTGAAGGGGAGAAATGGCTGTATGGTGGAGATTTCGGTGAAGAAAAGAGCCACAGGTATTTTTGTGCCAATGGGATAGTGGCAGGGGATAGAACCCCCCATCCCTCTTTATATGAAGTGAAAAAAGGGTATCAAAATATTAAAATAGAAGCCCTTGACTTAAAGGGGGGGAAATTTAGAATAAAGAATAAGTTTTCCTTTACCAATTTAAATAACTATCGGTTGTTGTGGAAGGTCTCATTAGGGGAAGAAGAGCTAATTGGAGGAGAGGTTTATCCTTTAGATGTAAGACCAGGGGAATGGTGGGAATTTAGTATAAGTTATAGTGGAATAGAATTTGATAATGATTTAGAATACATCCTCACCTTTTCCTTGATCACCAAGGAAGATACCCCTTGGGCTGAGGCAGGTTATGAAATTGCTTGGGAACAGTTTGTTATCGGTAAGTATTCTTTACCGGAATTTCCAAAGGGGGAAAAGTTAACTTGGGAAGTTAAAGAACAATTGTTAGTAGTGGAAAGTGATGGGGGTAAGTTTACAGTAAATCTCAACAGGGCCACTGTAGATAGCATCGATTATGGTGATGGCAATATATTAGTTTCACCGTTAAAGGTCAATTATTGGCGGGCTTTGACGGACAATGACCGGGGTTTGGCCAATTTTGCTCCAAAGCTTGAGAGGTTACTAGTTGATTACTCTTGGCAAAGGGCGGGGGAACAGTACAAGGTAGCGGATTATAGATTAAAGGGAGATAAAGGTAGTTTAACGGTAGAATTTACTTTAAAACACCGGAATTTCAAAAGGAACAAGGTGGTATATAGGTTTTACCGAAATGGTAATCTAGAACTGCAAAATGAAGTTATCAGTAAAAGGGAGATGTTTCGGGTTGGTTTTACCACTAGAATTAAAAGGGAACTAGAAGGGTTTAAATGGTTTGGCAAAGGCCCCCATGAAAACTATATCGATAGAAACCACGGTGGAAAAACCCTAGTCCATTTCTTAAACATCGATGAACTTTACCATTTGTACATGCGTCCCCAGGAAAACGGTAATAGAACAGAAGTTCGGTGGTTGGAGGTGCTAGACAAAAGGGGCAAAGGAATTAAAGTTTGGGATATCGGTGGAGAGTACTTAAATTTCAGTGCCTGGCCCTTTAGTTTAGAGGATTTAGATAAAGCTGAACATATCCATGAACTGAAATTTTCACCATTTATCACTTTAAATATCGATTTAAAACAGCGGGGAGTAGGGGGGGATTTGCCGGGTATGGCAGCTTTACATGAGGAGTATAAGCTCCACAAAAACACCCTTTACAATGTTTCCTTTATGATCCAACCTATTGAAAGGAGAGGGGAATAGTGAATTTAAATTTAAGTTATAGGTATAAGGGATTGGCGAAAAGAGAAAGGCTCCAGTTAGGGGATAAAATCACCTTAGAACCCTTTAAACTGGCCTTTTGTAAAAAGGAAAGTGGAAGGGATAGGATAGAGGAATACCGAGCTGTTATCCATTTTAATCAAGAAATTACTTTATTGGATTTTTATGTAGATATTCCCTTTAACTTTACCCCTGAAGATAAAGTCTTTTTAAATGGTTGGCAAA
It includes:
- a CDS encoding glycoside hydrolase family 2 TIM barrel-domain containing protein — protein: MREWENPKIIGINKLPARTPSVSYNSLEAALKEEGENVLLLNGTWKFRWKKDLRDFDEREYLLEENKGAWDDLEVPSVWQLKGYGVPYYLAFDYPPGISKRKREIPKIDPKWNEVGVYFRTFEIPKGWEGKRVFLFFGGVKSAFHLYINGEKVGYSQGSMTPAEFDITSYLKEGTNEVLVVVYRYSDGAYLEDQDMWFFSGIFRDVYLHCQPKSCLYDFFIKTELDKDYIDGQVQLELLLAGQRGEKLEVDVYLAKDPGGELGLMVSEKVELKENTTSFNTSFSVRNPDKWSAEFPNLYSLFIVLKRDGEVLEVKGSRFGFRVVEIKDEQILVNGKPILLKGVNRHDFDPDHGWAVPKERYYQDLYLMKKNNINAIRTSHYPNPKFFYDLCDQLGFYVMDEADLETHGVRRKNVPGDNPLWTEAVVDRMERMVLTNRNHPCIIMWSLGNEAGHGSNFHKMKERAKEIDNTRPFHYEGDYDITVSDVLSRMYPTPQFLERLGRYEEIKISFFENIMNKLAADNKPLKPGQYKGKPVVVCEYAHAMENSLGNFHKYMEVFDKYPNLAGGFIWDFVDQSIRVKDSEGEKWLYGGDFGEEKSHRYFCANGIVAGDRTPHPSLYEVKKGYQNIKIEALDLKGGKFRIKNKFSFTNLNNYRLLWKVSLGEEELIGGEVYPLDVRPGEWWEFSISYSGIEFDNDLEYILTFSLITKEDTPWAEAGYEIAWEQFVIGKYSLPEFPKGEKLTWEVKEQLLVVESDGGKFTVNLNRATVDSIDYGDGNILVSPLKVNYWRALTDNDRGLANFAPKLERLLVDYSWQRAGEQYKVADYRLKGDKGSLTVEFTLKHRNFKRNKVVYRFYRNGNLELQNEVISKREMFRVGFTTRIKRELEGFKWFGKGPHENYIDRNHGGKTLVHFLNIDELYHLYMRPQENGNRTEVRWLEVLDKRGKGIKVWDIGGEYLNFSAWPFSLEDLDKAEHIHELKFSPFITLNIDLKQRGVGGDLPGMAALHEEYKLHKNTLYNVSFMIQPIERRGE